The proteins below are encoded in one region of Nakamurella flava:
- a CDS encoding DUF1330 domain-containing protein, producing the protein MKLELCVLLWAVEDQEQALTDYENQVLALLPRHGGVVISRVRRIGGGSGPTEVQVIHLPDDSALHAFIADPERLALADEHRRSVAKTEVLTVRTIV; encoded by the coding sequence GTGAAACTCGAACTCTGCGTTCTCCTGTGGGCCGTCGAAGACCAGGAGCAGGCGCTGACCGACTACGAGAACCAGGTGCTCGCACTCCTGCCACGACACGGCGGCGTCGTCATCAGCCGGGTCCGCCGTATCGGCGGCGGCAGCGGCCCCACGGAGGTTCAGGTCATCCACCTCCCGGACGACTCGGCCCTGCACGCGTTCATAGCCGACCCCGAACGGCTCGCCCTGGCCGACGAGCATCGCCGGTCGGTCGCCAAGACTGAGGTCCTGACCGTTCGGACGATCGTCTGA
- a CDS encoding SHOCT domain-containing protein produces MTSPFAKWFKMPSLGDRLRKWGVREDLVIAAENTAFGRQGDRGLADLAERLTDDERVIRLLEARHGKAIGLLTLTSRRLIFLTLGGIKNSELQIDLADVIHTAWEQRRGMGTVRITTRDQEEPTVFDQILGTQAEWLCADVGAAKDPNRAPAPPPTPETGAAPTDPLKLLAELRAVHDAGLIDDDEYERRKAVLIKEL; encoded by the coding sequence ATGACGTCGCCGTTCGCCAAGTGGTTCAAGATGCCGTCGCTGGGTGATCGGCTGCGCAAGTGGGGCGTCCGCGAGGACCTGGTGATCGCGGCGGAGAACACCGCGTTCGGTCGGCAGGGCGACCGCGGGCTGGCCGATCTGGCCGAGCGCCTCACCGATGACGAGCGGGTGATCCGCCTGCTGGAGGCCCGTCACGGCAAGGCCATCGGGCTGCTGACGCTGACCAGTCGTCGGCTGATCTTCCTCACGCTCGGTGGCATCAAGAACAGCGAACTGCAGATCGATCTGGCCGACGTCATCCACACGGCCTGGGAGCAGCGGCGCGGCATGGGCACCGTCCGGATCACCACCCGCGACCAGGAGGAGCCGACGGTCTTCGACCAGATCCTCGGCACCCAGGCCGAGTGGCTCTGCGCCGATGTCGGCGCGGCCAAGGACCCGAACCGGGCCCCCGCCCCACCGCCCACCCCGGAGACGGGTGCCGCACCGACCGATCCGCTCAAGCTGCTCGCCGAACTGCGCGCCGTCCACGACGCCGGGCTCATCGACGACGACGAGTATGAGCGGCGCAAGGCGGTGCTGATCAAGGAGCTGTAG